The Bos javanicus breed banteng chromosome 18, ARS-OSU_banteng_1.0, whole genome shotgun sequence genome has a segment encoding these proteins:
- the CMTM3 gene encoding CKLF-like MARVEL transmembrane domain-containing protein 3: MWPPDPEPDPDPEPAGRTQPSAALPGLRALLPARAFLCSLKGRLLLAETGLSFIIFVCYVASSASAFLTAPLLEFLLALCFLFADAMQLNDKWQGLCWPMMDFLRCVTAALIYFAISITAVAKYPDGASKAAGVFGFFATIVFAIDFYLIFNDVAKFLKQEDSAQETTADKAEEEDSDSDSD, translated from the exons atgtGGCCCCCAGACCCGGAGCCCGACCCGGACCCCGAGCCCGCCGGCCGGACCCAGCCCAGCGCGGCCCTTCCCGGGCTCCGTGCCCTCCTGCCGGCGCGCGCCTTCCTCTGCTCGCTCAAAGGCCGCCTCCTGCTGGCGGAGACG gGTCTCTCGTTCATCATCTTCGTCTGCTATGTGGCGTCCTCAGCATCTGCCTTCCTCACGGCGCCCCTGCTGGAGTTCCTGTTGGCCCTCTGCTTCCTCTTTGCTGATGCCATGCAGCTGAATGACAAGTGGCAGGGCCTGTGCTGGCCCATGATG GACTTCCTCCGCTGTGTCACAGCAGCCCTCATCTACTTTGCCATCTCCATCACAGCCGTGGCCAAATACCCAGATGGGGCTTCCAAAGCAGCCGGG GTGTTTGGCTTCTTTGCCACCATCGTGTTTGCCATTGACTTCTACCTGATCTTTAACGATGTAGCCAAATTCCTCAAACAAGAGGACTCCGCACAGGAGACCACAGCTGACAAGGCAGAAG AAGAGGATTCCGACTCTGACTCCGACTGA